The region GCCATGAACACGTGGCCTGAGGCGGGAGATGATGATGAAGAAATACGGACTTCTCGCCGTCGCGCTGTGCCTCTCCGGCATTTACCTCTTCCCGCTGTACTGGATGTACATAACGGCGCTGAAGACGGGCACCGAGATCTTCGCCAACCCGCCGACCTTCTGGCCGGAAAACCCGCAATGGGCCGTGGCGGAGGTCTGGACACGGCTGAAGATGGATGTCTATCTGCGCAACTCGCTGCTGATCGCCTCCGGCGTGACCGTGATCGTTGCGATCTGCGGCACGGGCTGTGCCTATGTGCTCGCCCGCATCCGCAACCGTTGGATGGATGTGGTCCTGTTCACCGTGCTGATGATGCAAGTGCTGCCGTCGTCGCTGATGATCACGCCGATCTTCGTCGCCTTCAACCAGGTGGGCCTCAACGAGGTGCCGCGGACGGCGGTGATCCTGGCCCAGGCGGCCAAGGTGCTGCCGCTCTATATCGTGCTGTGCCGGGCGACTTTCGTGCAGGTGCCGCGGGAGCTCGAGGAAGCGGCCCTTGTCGACGGCAATTCCCGGATCGGCGCCTTCCTGTCGATCATGGTGCCGCTGGCGCGCAACGGCATTCTGGTGACGTCGGTGCTGATCTTCCTGCAATCCTTCGGCGAATATGTCTATTCGCGGTCGCTGATCACGCAGCGGGCCCTGCAGCCCGCCACCGTCGGCCTGCAGTCCTTCATGGGACCGAACACGTCCGACTGGTCCGGCGTGATGACCTATTCCGCCATCTACGTGACCCCGGTTCTTATCATCTTCGTGCTGCTGCAACGACAGATCGTGAGTGGCCTGACTTCGGGAGCCCTCAAATGAGCCTTCAGATCGAACTCGAAAACATCCAGAAATACTACGGCGCCTATCATGCGCTCCGGGACGTCAATCTCGAGATCCCGAAGGGGCAGTTCGTGGCTCTGGTCGGTCCGTCCGGCTGCGGCAAGTCCACGCTCTTGCGCACCATCGCCGGGCTTGAACGCATTTCCGGAGGAACCATGCGGATCGCCGGAGACGTGGTTAACGGCAAGGCGCCGCGGGAGCGTGACCTGGCGATGGTGTTCCAGTCCTACGCGCTTTATCCGCATATGACGGTGCGGCGGAACCTGACCTATTCCATGCGGCTGAAGCGGCGCCCGAAGGCCGAGATCGACAAGGCGGTGGAGGAGATCGCGCGGATCACCGGGCTGGACGGACTGCTCGACCGCTATCCGCGGGAACTTTCGGGCGGCCAGCGCCAGCGCGTTGCCATGGGGCGGGCGATCATCCGCGAGCCGAAGGCCTTCCTGTTCGACGAGCCGCTCTCCAATCTCGACGCCGCCCTCCGGGTGCACATGCGTTCGGAAATCCGCCAGTTGCACAACCGGCTCGGGGCGACCTCGGTCTATGTGACCCATGACCAGATCGAGGCCATGACCATGGCCGATCAGGTGGTGGTGATGCGCAGCGGCGTGATCGAGCAGAAGGGCGCACCGCTTGAGCTCTACGACAGGCCGGTCAACAGGTTCGTGGCCGGGTTCATCGGCTCGCCGGCGATGAATTTCGTCGAAGGCGTCATCGCCGAGGATGGCGGCAGCGTCGTTCTCGATCTGGAAGGGCAACCGGTGGTCTCCTTCAACGGGCGAAGGCCGGCTGGCGAGAAGGTGACGGCGGGCCTGAGGCCTGAGCATCTCGTCGTGGGCGAAGCAGACGGCGCGAACGGCTTTTCGTTGCCCGTCGCGCTGATCGAGCGCACGGGATCCGTCTCCTATGTGCTCACGGCGACGGATCCGGGCCTCCTGGTCTCCGCGCCCCACCGCATGGACAACGGCGTCCGCTCGATCCCGGTCTCGATCGACCCGGCGCATGTGCATCTGTTCGACAGGGAGGAGGGCATGGCGCTGCTGACGGGCGGTCTTGTGCGCATGCCGACGCCTGCTCGTAGAGCATCCCGCGTTGTCGGAACGCAGATGAGTTGATCCAGCTGTGGAGCCTCAACAGGTTTGCCTTTCGGGCCTCATCCATAAGACGGGCCACAGAAACACCTCATCCTGAGGAAGCGCGAAGCGCTGTCTCGAAGGATGGGCTGCTAGCCGGGAGCGTGCCGCCCATGCTTCGAGACGGGCCTCCGGCCCTCCTCAGCATGAGGGGTGTAGGGAGGCAATTCAGTGCCAGCGCGTTTCATGGATGAGGTCCGAAGGGACAACCTGTTGAAAGCTCACCCCTGGCGCGGTGGTTTCTTCGTCTCGAAACCGGACAGCCGTGCCAGCAGGACGGCAACATTCTTGACCTGAAACTTCTTCAGGAGGCGCGCGCGGACGTCCTCGACTGTTCGCGGCGACAGGCCGAGCACCCGCGCCATTTCCTTGCTGGTCTGGCCCTTTGACAGGAGCAGCAGGACTTCGCGCTCCCGGGGCGTCAGTTGCGGGCCGGCGGTGGTGTTTTCGATCAGGGCGAAACTCAGCACCGTGCGGGCCAGCGGCGTTTCCGGCGTCAGCGTGCGGGCGCGGAAGCGGCACCAGAAGCGTGTGCCGTCGGAGCGGCGCATCAGCCGTTCGTCCGTATAGGGCAGGGACTTGCGCAACGGCTCCAGGCCGATGTCGCGGATCTGGTGAAACTCCTGGTCGGTGCCATAGAGCAGCCGGAAGCTCTGGCCGATGAGTTGTTCCTTGTCGTAGCCGAACATCTGCGCAAAGGTTTCGTTGCAGCTCCGGATGATGCGGTTTTCCGTCAGGGTCAGTCCCATCGGCGCATTGTCGAAGGCGAGACGGTCGAATTCGTTCATATGGATGAGTCCTACCTTTCGGTATCATGCATGCATTCGGGCGCAGGATGCTCTGGCTGCATGTTGCAGCAGAATCCGCACGCACATCCTCATCCTGAGGAGCCGCGCAAGCGGCGTCTCGAGGGATGGGACGCTTGCTCAGGACGTGCAGCCCATCCTTCGAGACGGACCTGAAGGTCCTCCGCAGGATGAGGATTTGCTTGGGGCAACCCTGACTGCGGTTGATCTGGTCACCGTGTTCCTACGGTATTGGCACCGTAGAATGACGGTAGCATAGTTCTCGTGAAGTTTCGCCATCTATGGAATGCCGCATGCCGCTTGCCGATCAACTGGTCCGGGAAATCGATGACAGGCGCGACGATCTGATCGCGCTGACGCAGGATCTGCTGCGCATCCCCACGCTGAACCCACCCGGCGAGAACTATCGCGACATCTGCGAGTACCTCGCCAGGCGCCTGGGATCTTCCGGTTTCCAGGTGGAGCTGATCCGCGCCCACGGCACACCGGGCGATTGCGAGAAATATCCGCGCTGGAACGTCGTGGCGCGCCGTGAGGGTACCGGGCCGGGCGAATGCATCCACTTCAACAGCCATATCGACGTCGTCGATGTCGGGCTCGGCTGGACGAAGGATCCGTTCGGCGGAGAACACTCGGACGGCAAGATCTACGGGCGCGGCGCCTGCGACATGAAGGGCGGCCTGGCCTCCAGC is a window of Roseibium salinum DNA encoding:
- a CDS encoding carbohydrate ABC transporter permease, with product MMKKYGLLAVALCLSGIYLFPLYWMYITALKTGTEIFANPPTFWPENPQWAVAEVWTRLKMDVYLRNSLLIASGVTVIVAICGTGCAYVLARIRNRWMDVVLFTVLMMQVLPSSLMITPIFVAFNQVGLNEVPRTAVILAQAAKVLPLYIVLCRATFVQVPRELEEAALVDGNSRIGAFLSIMVPLARNGILVTSVLIFLQSFGEYVYSRSLITQRALQPATVGLQSFMGPNTSDWSGVMTYSAIYVTPVLIIFVLLQRQIVSGLTSGALK
- a CDS encoding ABC transporter ATP-binding protein; this translates as MSLQIELENIQKYYGAYHALRDVNLEIPKGQFVALVGPSGCGKSTLLRTIAGLERISGGTMRIAGDVVNGKAPRERDLAMVFQSYALYPHMTVRRNLTYSMRLKRRPKAEIDKAVEEIARITGLDGLLDRYPRELSGGQRQRVAMGRAIIREPKAFLFDEPLSNLDAALRVHMRSEIRQLHNRLGATSVYVTHDQIEAMTMADQVVVMRSGVIEQKGAPLELYDRPVNRFVAGFIGSPAMNFVEGVIAEDGGSVVLDLEGQPVVSFNGRRPAGEKVTAGLRPEHLVVGEADGANGFSLPVALIERTGSVSYVLTATDPGLLVSAPHRMDNGVRSIPVSIDPAHVHLFDREEGMALLTGGLVRMPTPARRASRVVGTQMS
- a CDS encoding PAS and helix-turn-helix domain-containing protein, whose amino-acid sequence is MNEFDRLAFDNAPMGLTLTENRIIRSCNETFAQMFGYDKEQLIGQSFRLLYGTDQEFHQIRDIGLEPLRKSLPYTDERLMRRSDGTRFWCRFRARTLTPETPLARTVLSFALIENTTAGPQLTPREREVLLLLSKGQTSKEMARVLGLSPRTVEDVRARLLKKFQVKNVAVLLARLSGFETKKPPRQG